The genome window CCGTTTCATGGCCTATAGTGCTTGACTAATTGAATTTGATGTTTCTCGTCCTACCCTGTTCAACTTATTGAAGTTGATCTTCCATTGCTGTGCGAATGGAGGATCTGGGAGACGAGCTTCTCTGGCAATTCTTTTGTAGCCTGCAAAACCAATTCAGAAGAAGTGAAGATTAACAACTGAAATGTTTCCGTTTTGATGATCGAGGGAGATTGAAGATTCCAAATGGAACCAACCTGGAAGTGTCTCATGTTCAAAATGGGCTCACATCCAACATCTGCGATAGAATTCCCATTAGGAGTTTGCAAATGGAATCGCCCAGCTTCATAGTCTGAGAGTACTTCTTTCTCATGAGGCAGATGGTGGCAAACTTTAAGCAGTGAGCTAAGAGAATTCATCTGGTACATCACACAGAGTACAACACCATTAGTCCAGCTTCAAGCATGATACCGTTAGTGGTATATGGAAGGTCAGAATAAGAGGAACCATCATCTCTGAAAGGCAACTCAAAAGATCTCCTAGAAGGTGAATTTATTATAGTGCTAAATAGGCCTAATCAGAAGAGGATGTTAAGCCAAATACTCTTATTAGCTTCAAGAAAGAATATAACTTTGATGCATACAGAAGAAGAACCCAGGAATCAAACCCTTTACCACCTGGGTCACAAGGCCTGGGGGAAAGATGTTTACCCTCGTATCTCACACCTTTCTTAGGTGTTTCAACATATTCTTCCACTACCATTTgtatattcattttcaaaaagttTCAGCACATTTCCCAAGCCACTCCCCATAAATTCCTGTATTTCAGGAGAAAAAAAGGTAGTCCATATTCTAATGTGGTTCTCAATAAACACAATGGTATTTGGTAACTATGGCGTGTTCATGCTCAAGCAGGCATGTCACTTAAGATATAATGGATTCTGCAGATGCAATTGCAGCTTTATGCATCCATACATGAGCCTAAGGGCTGTGAAAAATTCTCTAGATTTGTTTCACTGTGCAGGTAAGTATGCTAATATAATTAAGCACATACCTTCATGTAAGGACAGGATGCACAGCCACCATGAATAGAGCATCCCTCCCCACTAGCAACTCCAGGTATCACGGGGAGTATGAAACCGCCCATTTCAGCAGAATTTCGCCCCAGGTATGAATTTGATGATGTTTTGGTCAATGATTCTGATGAAACAGGAAAGACAATCTCAACAGTGACATCTGCACTCCCAGAAGAGGATTTAGCAGAACCTAACAAAGTCCGAACTGCTGCAACAATTGAAGTCACCATTCCTGATTCTGTTCCTAATACAAATTGGAGGTGGTCATTCCGATTCTTATCCAAAGATTCTTGAACTCTCTGTTTTATGAAATCTAATATATTTTGGGTGGAACCCACCACCCCCGTTCCTCTTCTCTTTGCTTCCATAGCCAGAGAGAACATTTCTCCAGGGACCTCCAAATGAGCAGTTAGGAATGCATCGCAGTACATTTCATTTATCTTCTCCACAACTTCATGTCCAAAAAGATGATGGACAATGCATGTTCCATCCTGGTACATGAAAGTCATAAGGTCAGCAAAAAGGAAGTTCTAGTAGTAACTGAACCATAGTCTTGAAATGCAAGAATATGCATTGATTGTACATGAAGAAAGATATTACTtaatgaaaatatcataaaagGTAACCATGTACTAAAGCTATACTGAATAACATGTCAGATAAATCAGATCACAGATGTCGCACTAGATATTTGCATTTAATTGAGGCAAAATAAAGGAGGCAGGCCCCCAGAGGCAGAAGTTGAGGATCAGACCATAATGAAAAGGAAATGTTCCAAATAGCCATATACAAACAGCCCAGGGAAGGTATATTAGTCCCATTGATCatttaagaggaaaaaaaatgaaaagaaaataaaaaaggcaaaGCACATCAGTTCTAAATAATCCACTTGTATTATTTGTCATAAAACAATTCCATTTGAATCACTTCAATCTGTTCAGTGTTTAGTTGATGGACAAGCAAGCTTGTAAGTATAACTTGAAGCTCTACAAGCTTGCAGAACTTCTAAATATTTAGACAGCTAAGCAGTGAAAAGTAGTTCCTGATTCCCagaaaaaatagttataaacaCCACTGGAATACTAGCAGTAGTGACTAGAGCACTCAATAACCTAATGGGAATTAACTATGGAGCTTAAGGATCaccaaattaatattaaatgagAAATCACCTGATAATAATGCAGGTGAGATAGCAATGATTTTATTGAATCTCTATTGTGTTGTGGATGTATCACAGCAATTTCTTCATCAGTCATTGTAGTCATTTGCTGAAGCAACTCCCTAATGTTTGCACCCATGTAGGTATCAGGTCCATACCATATGTTTAAATTTGGAACTTGAGCAAATGCCTgcaagaaggaaaaagaaagcaTGGGGCTTGCATTTAAGATGGGGGAAGAAAAACCACTCCCTTGAGAGGTGGCTCAAGAAACCACATAATACAAAACTCATAGACAAGCCCTAAATGATGCAGAAGATTATAATTAAAGAAACTGGTGATAATACCAACCTGCAGAATGGTTTGCACAACATTAGAAGAAGTACAGGTAATTGTTGGCACAAGTTCATGAGCATATGCTTTTGTCTCTAACGAAGTGTTTATATAAACAACATGCAAAGCAGGAGGTGAGGCAGAAGCAGCTTCAAGATAATTCATATATGCAGGTGTAGCAGCAGCATCTGCCAAAGAGCAACCAATGCGTTCATTTGACATCCTGTAAACACCAACCTGCATATGACATCACATCATCAAGATACAGCAAAAGAACCAAACAATGAATTGCCATAGTAGTAAATAACaccaaaaataaattcaagtcTATCATTTATGTAACACGCTTCATCTAATCCAAGCAAGAAAGTTAAGAAAGCAGAACCTTCTAGGGAAGCCCCCCACCACCCTCATTCCTAATGGCTAATCTGTCTACCCATCAGATCTTCATATATTAGAGCCTTGCTTTGTAAAGGATCGGGTCCAAAACAAGTTAATCGACATATCATCCAAATAGCTCATGTATCAGGTTTTCATGAATCAACAATCTTCTTAAGTGAAGGATCTAAATCAGATGAAAGTAGGCATATAAGTAATAAGAAAAGTAAATTGAATGCATAGCTAGTAACTCAAAACAAAGGATTCATGTTAGTCATAATTGACTGTGAGTGGACCAAACCACCAAGTATCCAGGTAGATCTCATTTAGTTTTAGACTGTGTTTGCATTTACCAATTTCATCAATGTTAAGAACGTAATCGAAGAGCATGGCATCTGAGGTTAATGatatgtaaaaataaacaaGCAGCAACGAGCTTCTGAATATTTGCAATGCTTCTTACATTGACtgcaatgaaatgaaatgaaatgaaatgcttctaatacaatctcttatttacctatcaaaaaaaaaatgaaatgaaagggCACCTAGATCCGTCCACCAGTTAGAATTACCACTTTGTGAAGGGAAAAAGCAAAAAGGATTTTGGTCTCTAACATTTCAAGTTAAATATCTGAAAATCACGGGTTTCAGATAGTAATAATGTGCAGACTAAGCGGCACACAATTTGCAAGCTCGTTAAAAATTACCGATTATGCATGTGCATATACACACCATAAAATTTAACCAGCAGTCCAGCGTTGATTCCTAAATGAGTTTAatagttcatttttttataggaaattttatttatttatttttaaaattttttatgctttatttttgcccccattgggacttgaattTGAAACCTCTCATAAGCCCACCCCAACCTTTTACCACTTGTGCCAAGCCTCAAGGGCAAGTTTAAAAGTTCACTTCATCTACTCTGTTATCTAGAATGAATGAGAGCAGCTCAGAATTCCATATACAAATTGCCAAATGATTACAGAAAAGGCATGAGTAATAAAAGGGTACCTCTCCAAAGCCAGCTTGATCAAGGATGGCACGCACATTTTCTGCCATAAAATCTACGCCCAAAACTGCAATGAATTGACATCCAGCTTTTGCCATCTTGACAGCCATATCTGCCATAATTAATGAGTCAGAGATGTAAATGTGAGGCCACTCCTTCTGTGCAGCAGTCAAGACACCTTGGACCTCAGGATCCATGTAAAAGTGTGCCACAACACcaattttcttctcctttaGCACATTGACTAGTTCTTTAACCTTTAATTCCTCTGGAAACAGAAATCTTGCCTGCAATTAATTACACTAGAAAGGAACTTAGGATTTTAATACAACTAGGAATTATTAATCatgataaataatgaaaattaggTATGCGAATTATTAACCGATGGCGAATTATTAACCGATGGATCAGTAAGGGTGAAAAGCATTGCCAAACATAAGTAAAGGTCTTCTATCATAACAAATATGATAGTAGCAAATTTCAATGAGAGCACATATGTAGTTGTCAAACAACATCTAGGAAGACACAGCCGCTGGTTGCTGGTGCATCTAGGTGGCAGCCCATTGACATATAACATATTACACAGTACACGACACTGTATAACTTCCAAGTTGACCACAAATTATTCAATTGAATGCAAACTATTGTGTATAGGGAATATACTAAAGAAACCTTTACCCGGATAACTTTACATTCATTTGAGGTTTTCTTTTCAATGAATTCAAACCTAAACACTTGGAAAATTACAGGGCAAAAATTCCAAAGATAACTAATTGAGTGATTGATGCAGTTCTCCACGTGGACCTCCCTCAATTTTGAGATCACTCACTTCATATCTTTTATAATTCCAACAAGTTCGAAGATTTTGGTAGTCTTGGGTATTAAATTTGGTCTTATGTTCACCTTCCACCCATCTGAAACTCGTTCCACATGATACCCATCAAATATAATAGCTTTTCATGACGCTATTAACATTCAACCAATTGTAACTATAACCACCATCTCCATGAAAGGCAAAGAAAGatcaaaaagaaataaataaaaagaaacagagACATGTACTGCAAACCTGGGCTTCAGCATAGCTTCCCTTTGCATGGATACCATCAGCGTTGATTACTAGCGACGGAAAAGGATCGGCACGAGGCTTTCCCGCTCTCTCGGCGACCAAAGCCTTAGTCCTTTTATGCATAACAATCAAAACATTGTGCCAAGTATTCACTCTGGAATGACCAGCACCGGGCAACCCAACATTCAAGGCAGCCAAATCATCCGTTTTCAACGCCAATACCTCCTCCGGCGCCGCCCCGTCCAGCACCCAAATTAAACACGAACAAAACCCCTTCGTGATCTCCGAGTCCGAGTCCGCCGCGAATCTCATCCTCCCCTCTCCATCCATCTTTACCTCCAACCACACCTGCGCCGTACACCCCATGACTCGATTTCCCGCCACCCGCGCGGACTCCTCCAACGGCGGAAGCACACTCGCGTAGTGCAGCAGTCGCTTCACGCGATCAACCGGCTCCTCCAGAGTCCGAAACTCAGAGATCAAACGGCCCAGCTTGCACGACGCGAGCTCCGACGTTCGCGACGGAGAAAACGACACCGCCGAACAAGAGAAGGAAAACCCAGGACTCCGAGAATTGGGCTTGAGCGGAGACTGGGAGGAGGGAGCTGAATCAGGAGGCGGCGACTGAATGCACCTGATAGACTTAAACACGGGCAAATCACCACCCGGAAACCTCAACGAAAACAAGCCCGGGTTAGggctagggttagggttaggcaaaagagaaaaaaaggaggaagaagaagaagagagagaagacgAAGAAGCTCTGATAGTTGCAGAGTCCATTGCTAAAGGgaacgaagaagaagaagaagaacagagtgcagagagagaaaagagagaaggCGGCCTTAAAGTGCGGACCTTGacaaaatagagagagagagaaagagagttaaTGGATGTATGGCCATGGAGAGCAGAGGCAACAGAGCCTTTAATTAAATGCTAGGCCTATAACGTTCTTCCACCCTACCAATTTCTCTCCTCTATGTTTGTTTCGCgagaaaataatttcttccACGTCAGCATATTAAGTTTTTGTAAAGGAAGTTATGAAAatcatttatgttatttttccCTGTTTGGAAGTACCCAGTCACCTTCTATGATGCTTAGCACAGAAATCAAAACATTTGGtcataataaaacatattttatttaattaaaattataaaaatattaaatcaatttttaagaattatactttcaaaatataatttataaatataaaaaattaaaagttaattcaAACATATTTGTTAATGTAATTTAGGGTGAACCATAACAAATATAACCatcaaatatttggaaaaaataaataaataaatgtgattCCTAGTTTACTCttcttgttttctctttttaaaataaaaattaataataaattttacaaaaagataaattgtttttttagagaTTTAAAGTTCATTTCCTcatgttttcttaaatttgtttttaaaaactatttttaaattaaaaatcaccaaaccgtttttaaaaacaaattttaaaatatatgatgaaataagtttatattttccttttgtttttaaaagttggtaaaaataacttatacttgctttctaaaaattgttctttcgtttttttttttaattattttcaagagaATAACAACaaaacaatgttaaaaaaaatttaaaacaattttttatttaaaaaaaaaaaatttaaatcacaCGACCAAATAAGCCCttatactaaatttttttagagatttaaaaaattgaaaattcttttatatttaataatattcatgattaaaatattaaaattttataaataatattttttttatattatgttattcaatatatgaaaataattcatatattatatattaatattagtttataatttttttagtttttcctttttaaccataaatttaatttataattgttggatttaagggtatggaaacaaattACTAGCCCaaagacacaaacaaagaacataattaataaggaaaaaaaaaacttatcggCTGAGGTGTAACAAACACTATCCTTGAAATAAATCCACCCTCCTCGAAGACGAACTCCGTGCATTAGGGTACCAGTGGTTTACCTCCAAGATTCAAAAGCTAGATTTCATCGTGGGTGCACTTTGTAAGTGAGATGTGTACAActcgagttttgaaaaaattcatcaaaatagATGTATGAAAAGACTCTCTGAAAAATTCTCTGAAAATTTGATATTCATATTTAGAGAGTGAGAGGTGACCTGTTTTTATAAGTCACTAACACAATCCTAATGGGACTCTACTTGTAATTAGAATATGACTCAAAGTGGAAGGGGATTCTACTTATAAATGGAATGGGACTCCACTAGCACAATTCCAATAGGATTCtttccaaaaatataagactaataaaataaaataaaaataaaaataaaaattatttacactcttcctacaatCCCCCATAGAGtgtaaacatgattttttttttttggaaaaaagaatccaatgcaTTGAATCACAAAACACGATGCAAATACATTACGAGTTGTACAAAATGAGTTGGCACAAATAGGTCATATGCCCTGCTTGGATATTCATGAGAACTCCAGAGAATCTGCCTTTGTTCTCATAGGAAGCAGTCCCACCTCCACTCTCATATAGGTGAATCCATCAAGTATGTTCTACATTTAAACATaccatccataaggaatatggtaTTCATTAAGAGTAAACACTCAACCTTAGTCAATGCAGAATACGCTCTATCTACACCATAGGGATAAACTCTCATATAATTAGAGTTGATAGAGCACCTCAAGTCAACAAGTGACTTGTTATTACCCATATGAACCTACTTTATGGAATTTCCATTCTAATAGGTTGGGTTACCACCACTCTTGACTTCTATAATAGGCATAAGCCTCATCCCCCTCGATGTTTCTTCTActagtttcttatttagtgGTTTAGTCAAAAGATCGGTCAAATTCAACTTTGACATCACAAATTCTAGGGATATAACCCTTGTTTCAAGCAACTGCCGCACAATATTGTGTCTTAGGCGTATATGCATGTTcttcccattaaatattttactctgAGCCTTCGGAAATGCAACTTGGCTATCACAACGCATAGACACAAACGGGGTTGGTCTCATCCATAAGGGATATCTGCTAAGAGGTTTCTAAGCCACTTAGCCTCAAAACTTGCATTTTCTAAGGTAATAAACTTAGCCTCCATAATAGACTGAGTAATGCAAGTTTGCTTGCTAGACTTATAAGAAACTGCACTTCCACCAAGGATGAAAACATATCCACTAgtggatttcatctcatctgAATCCGAGATCCAATTTTCATcactaaatccttcaaggatACCTGGAAATCCACTAAAAcacaaaccatagttaatggTGCCTCTCAAATACTTAAGGACTCTATGAATAGCAATCCAATGGTCCTAATTAGGACTTTGGGTGTACCGACTCAATCTACCTACTGCATAAGCAATGTCAGGTCTAATACAGTTCATCAAGTACATTAGGCTCCCTATGATTTGAACATACTCTATTTGGGCAACactatgttctctattttttttttcagctgTGAGTTGGGATCATAAGGAGTTGACACTGATTTACAATCAAAGTGTTCAAACTTTCTTAGGATCTTTTTCAACATAGTGCTCTTGAGAAAATTTAAGCTCATTAGGTGTTCgagttattttaattcctagaaTCACCTTTGCCTCTCCTAggtctttcatgtcaaacttagaACCTAGGAATTTCTTGGTCTCACACACAACCTCTAGGCTAGTTCCAAAGATCAACatgtcatcaatataaagaCAGATGACTACACATGTGTTATTCTCATACTTGCAGTAGATACACTTATCAACATCATTAATGGAATATCCATTAGTTATTAACACATGATTAAACTTGTTGTGCCATTGTTTAGGAGCTTGTTTTAACCCATATAGTGATTTAACCAACTTACACacatttttctccttctttggAACTACACAACCCTCAAGTTGCTCCATATAAATTTCCTTTTCTAAATCCCCATTTAAGAATGCAGTCTTAACATCAATTTGGTGTATCACTAAATTATGAATGGAAGCTAGAGTGATCAATACTCTAATTGATGTTATTCTAGTCACAAGGGCAAAGGTGTCAAAGTAATCTACatccttattttgtttaaagCCTTTGGCAACTAAACGAGCTTTATACTTCTCTATGGACCCATCTtgttttaactttattttaaagaTCCACTTATAACCAATAGTCTTTGCACTAGGAGGTAAATCCACTAACTCCCATGTATGGTtatacatgattgattcaaTTTCACTATTAATGGCCTCTTTCCAGAATGGTGTATCAAGAGAAGTTATAGCTTTTTTTTGTAGGATCTAGGGTCCTCATCTATTAGGAAGGTGTAGAAACCATCTCCAAGGTTTGTTTGTTTCCTATCTCTTTTACTCCTTCTAGGTTCAAATTCAGAAGGTTCAATAGACTTGTGTCTACTTGTTTTCTGAACTTGTTATTTACCATTTAGTTTCATAGGaaatatgttttcaaagaaacttgcattctttgtttttattatagtATTGACATCTACAAGATTGTTTTTTGACTTAGTAACAAGAAACCTATATGTCCCATTATTCTCAGCATAGCCAATGAACATTACATCAAAGGTTTTAGAacctagttttcattttttaggttCAGGGAGAAGAACTTTGGCTAAACACCTCCACACTTTCAGGTATGCTATATTAGGTGCATAACCCTTCCGcaactcataaggagttttaGTAGTTTTCTTATaaggtattctattttgaatatgacatgCGGATAGGATAGCTTTCCCCCACAAGTTCAAGGGTGCTCCTGAACTTGCCaacattgcattcatcatttcttttaaggtcatatttttcctttatgcTACTCCATTAGACTCAGGGGAATAAGTAGGAGTAGTTTCCTGAATGATCCCATgatcttcacaaaaagaattaaagggGTTTGACTCATACTCTCCTCCCCTATCAGTTCTAagcattttaattttcttacttagttaatttttcacttcatttttgtacttaatgaaaacatcttttgtttcatctttgtttctcaaaagatatacccttgtataccttgagtagtCATCTATGAAAGTTATGTAGAATCGTTTACCACCTCtagtcattgtattttttaggtCTTTTAAGTCATTGTGTATTAAACTTAGTATATCTGATTCTTTTTCAactgatttgcaagatttctttgtggttttagattctacacaagattcacattttccatggttttctaAGGACAATTTAGGGATTAAActcaattcaaccatttttttcatatatgaaAAGTTCACATGTCATAGTCTACCATGCCAAATAACACAAGAATTAACTATGtaatcagaagaaaaagatgcattattattgataatataaaaaacattcaacataaataaaccctaatTACAATAGCCCTTTCCCACAAATGCATTATTCATTgcatcccaaatttcttttgtaaCTTTAAATTGACgataaatatcaaaaagttcATTAGAAAGGGTACTCAAAATAGCATGcctaacttgtttatttccaGTTTCCCATGTTGGTAACAAATGAGAACCATCTTCTAATTTAGGATCAATTAAAATATGTCCCAAGTTCACTACATCAATTGCAAAGAAAACCCTTTCCTGCCATCTCTTAAAGAATGTCTCATTGAAGAGATCAATTTTATAGGTGTTAGGACGGGTGTGAACTAGGGAAGCTTCCATTTAGAtatatttcaagattgttggatttaagggtatggaaacaaatgACTAAcctaaaaaacataaacaaagaacagaattaataagaaaaaaatatatatcggCTGAGGCGTGACAAACACTGTCCTTGAAATAAATCCACCATCATTGAAGACGAACTCGGTGCACTAGGGTACTAGTGGTATTCCTCTAGGATTCAACATCCAAATCTTGTCTTGGGTGCACATTGTAAGCGAGTGAGATGTGTTCAGctcaagttttgaaaaaattcttcCAGATAGATGTATGAAAAGACTCTCTGAAAAACTCTCTGAAAATTTGGTATTTATATTTAGAGAGTGAGATGTGACATGTTTTTATAGACCACTAACACAGTCCCATTGGGATTCTACTTGTAATTAGAATATGACTCAAAGTGGAAAGAGATTTTACTTATAAATAGAATGGGATTCCACTAGCACAATCTTAATAGGACTcttccaaaaaatataagaataatagaataaaataaaataaaaataattctcaatagaactcttcccaaaaatataagactaatgtaataaaataaaaataaaaattatttacactcttcctacaataataaaaaattattttgcaaaataaaaatatgaaaaattttaaaatttttataaaaataaataaatttatgatatatggaTATGCAACTCGTATCCTAATATGAAATTAACatatccaatatatatatacatccaaaaacattaaaaaagaaaaaaaaaaaaaggctagcCAGATTTGAGGGATCTTTGTCCACCAAAAACAACATCGAACACACTTGTTGAATGAATGGAAAAGAATCGAACACACTTGTTGAATGAATGGAAAAGAAGGAAAGAGGCGGAGAAGATGGATATGGAACATATGAGCAAAAAGCTCCAAGTAATCATTTTCCCAAGAGAAAGTGAGAAGTtggtggaagaaagaaagacaaGTTGGAAAGTGAGAGTTTGCCACCATTGGTGGCGTGCTTGGGGTCAAAAGTCATggaaaagtgcaaaagaagattGCACGTACACGTCTCTCCCTAGAGGGTTTAGCCACTTGTGAGAAAATGCCAAAATTGGTATCAGCTT of Vitis vinifera cultivar Pinot Noir 40024 chromosome 17, ASM3070453v1 contains these proteins:
- the LOC100243361 gene encoding quinolinate synthase, chloroplastic isoform X2, which translates into the protein MDSATIRASSSSLSSSSSSFFSLLPNPNPSPNPGLFSLRFPGGDLPVFKSIRCIQSPPPDSAPSSQSPLKPNSRSPGFSFSCSAVSFSPSRTSELASCKLGRLISEFRTLEEPVDRVKRLLHYASVLPPLEESARVAGNRVMGCTAQVWLEVKMDGEGRMRFAADSDSEITKGFCSCLIWVLDGAAPEEVLALKTDDLAALNVGLPGAGHSRVNTWHNVLIVMHKRTKALVAERAGKPRADPFPSLVINADGIHAKGSYAEAQARFLFPEELKVKELVNVLKEKKIGVVAHFYMDPEVQGVLTAAQKEWPHIYISDSLIMADMAVKMAKAGCQFIAVLGVDFMAENVRAILDQAGFGEVGVYRMSNERIGCSLADAAATPAYMNYLEAASASPPALHVVYINTSLETKAYAHELVPTITCTSSNVVQTILQAFAQVPNLNIWYGPDTYMGANIRELLQQMTTMTDEEIAVIHPQHNRDSIKSLLSHLHYYQDGTCIVHHLFGHEVVEKINEMYCDAFLTAHLEVPGEMFSLAMEAKRRGTGVVGSTQNILDFIKQRVQESLDKNRNDHLQFVLGTESGMVTSIVAAVRTLLGSAKSSSGSADVTVEIVFPVSSESLTKTSSNSYLGRNSAEMGGFILPVIPGVASGEGCSIHGGCASCPYMKMNSLSSLLKVCHHLPHEKEVLSDYEAGRFHLQTPNGNSIADVGCEPILNMRHFQATKELPEKLVSQILHSHSNGRSTSIS
- the LOC100243361 gene encoding quinolinate synthase, chloroplastic isoform X1 is translated as MDSATIRASSSSLSSSSSSFFSLLPNPNPSPNPGLFSLRFPGGDLPVFKSIRCIQSPPPDSAPSSQSPLKPNSRSPGFSFSCSAVSFSPSRTSELASCKLGRLISEFRTLEEPVDRVKRLLHYASVLPPLEESARVAGNRVMGCTAQVWLEVKMDGEGRMRFAADSDSEITKGFCSCLIWVLDGAAPEEVLALKTDDLAALNVGLPGAGHSRVNTWHNVLIVMHKRTKALVAERAGKPRADPFPSLVINADGIHAKGSYAEAQARFLFPEELKVKELVNVLKEKKIGVVAHFYMDPEVQGVLTAAQKEWPHIYISDSLIMADMAVKMAKAGCQFIAVLGVDFMAENVRAILDQAGFGEVGVYRMSNERIGCSLADAAATPAYMNYLEAASASPPALHVVYINTSLETKAYAHELVPTITCTSSNVVQTILQAFAQVPNLNIWYGPDTYMGANIRELLQQMTTMTDEEIAVIHPQHNRDSIKSLLSHLHYYQDGTCIVHHLFGHEVVEKINEMYCDAFLTAHLEVPGEMFSLAMEAKRRGTGVVGSTQNILDFIKQRVQESLDKNRNDHLQFVLGTESGMVTSIVAAVRTLLGSAKSSSGSADVTVEIVFPVSSESLTKTSSNSYLGRNSAEMGGFILPVIPGVASGEGCSIHGGCASCPYMKMNSLSSLLKVCHHLPHEKEVLSDYEAGRFHLQTPNGNSIADVGCEPILNMRHFQVGSIWNLQSPSIIKTETFQLLIFTSSELVLQATKELPEKLVSQILHSHSNGRSTSIS